The following is a genomic window from Halobacterium sp. R2-5.
TCTCCTTGACCTCGAGGCCGTCGTCGACGAGCGCGATCTTGGCGTCCTCGACGGCGTAGGGCATGTTCTCGTTGACGCGCTCCTTGTCGACGATGACGCCCTCGACGAGCTCGGAGTTCTCGATGGCGCCGCCGGTGACCTTCTCGACCTTGACGTTGTCCGTGTCGACGCTGTCGCCGTCGGCGACGGACTGGACGGCGCGCACGACGAGGCTGGAGAGGACGTCCTTGGCGTTCTCCGCGCCCTTGCCGGTCATGGAGGTCGCGGCGAGCTTCTCGAGCTCCTCCGTGTCGTCGGGGGAGATGTCGACGGCCTTGTCCTCGAGGAGTTCGCGAGCCTGCTCGGCGGCCTGTCGGTAGCCCTGCGCGAGCGTGGTCGCGTGGATGTCCTGGTCGAGGAGGGTCTCGGCCTCGGAGAGGAGTTCACCGGCGACGACGACGGCGGACGTGGTGCCGTCGCCGACCTCGGTCTCCTGGGTCTCGGCGACCTCGACGATCATGTTGGCCGCCGGGTGCTCGATGTCCATCTCCTTGAGGATGGTGACGCCGTCGTTCGTGACGACGACGTTGCCCGTGGAGTCCACGAGCATCTTGTCCATGCCCTTCGGACCGAGTGTGGTCCGGGCCGCCTCGGAGACGGCTTTCCCGGCGGTGATGTTCATCGACTGTGCGTCCTCTCCGGAGGTGCGCTGGCTGTCCTCGGAGAGTACAATAAGTGGCTGATTGCCCATCTGCTGCGCCATAGTCACTCATTGATTGAATGCGATTCTATTTAAATCTTGTGTGCGACGGAGTAACGTGCCTTGGGAGACGGTCTCAGACGCCGGTACGCGCCAAATGAGAAACTTCCGGGCCGGGTATTTATGCCTGAGACCCGGCGAGCGGCGCCAGCCGACCGGTGCGCCGCTGCGAGCGCGAAGAGAGCGCGGAGAAGAGAGGGTCGATCAGCCCGTGAACTCGTGGTACTCCATGCCCTGCTGCTTGAGCTCCTCGGCGCGCTTGCGCTCGAGGAACGAGTAGACGGAGCCGTGGGGGGCGCCGTCGAGCAGCATCTCGGCGGCCGAGCGGGCGACGTCGACCTCGTTCGGCTGACCGATGACGCCGAACGTCGACCCGTAGATGACGACGTTCGCGCCGGTGAGCTCCTCCATCAGCTCGCGCGTGCGGCCGTTCTCGCCGATGAGCCGGCCCTTCTTGCGGCGGAGGTCGTTGTCGTTGCGGGCGGCACGCTCGATGTCGACGGTCTCGAACATCCGCATCTCGTCGTCCAGGAGGCTGAGCGCGGCGTCCGGGTCGAACCCGCGGCCGATCGCGCGGACGATCTCGGGCGCCTGCATCCCCCGAATCGGGTCGCCGGTGCGTTCGATGGCGACCGACCCGTCCTCGGAGTCGACGTCGAGCCGGACCTCGGCGGCCTGCTCGATGCGGCGCAGCGTCTCACCCCCCTCGCCGATGAGCGCGCCGATGCGGTCCTGCGGAATCTTCACGTGTTTCATGATACACCAGAATACTCGACGCCCGCGTAAAAGCCTTCTCTCCCGCCGTGGGACCGCTTCACGCCCGTTCCGCCCCGCTGACGGACAGCGACTCGTCGACGGTGAGGGCCAGTTCGTCGCCGTCGACGGCGACAGTCACGCGGGCCTCGTCGCCGTCCCACTCGGGTTGGGCGACCCAGTCCAGCTTCCAGACCGGG
Proteins encoded in this region:
- a CDS encoding KH domain-containing protein, whose product is MKHVKIPQDRIGALIGEGGETLRRIEQAAEVRLDVDSEDGSVAIERTGDPIRGMQAPEIVRAIGRGFDPDAALSLLDDEMRMFETVDIERAARNDNDLRRKKGRLIGENGRTRELMEELTGANVVIYGSTFGVIGQPNEVDVARSAAEMLLDGAPHGSVYSFLERKRAEELKQQGMEYHEFTG